ATAGATGTTGATTCCCTTGCCTTCTGTTTGTTCAAGTAAAATCTGCAGGTCTTTCAAATCATGTCCGGTTACAACAATAAATGGTCCCTTTTCTATTGTAAGAGTAACATTGGTTGGTTCTGGTGTCCCATAGGTTTCTGTATTTGCCTTATCAAGAAGTGCCATACACTTCAGGTTGATTTCTCCTACTTTTAGTACTGTAGGAAGCAGTGCATCTGCACTTTCTTCATAACCAATCTTAAATAATGCTTCACAGAAGAATCGATTTACTTCAGTATCTTCATAATTCAGAACATTTGCATGATAGGCATAGGCAGCCATTCCGCGAATTCCGAAAAGAATCAGAGACTTCAAAGAGCGTATATCTTCGTTGGCATTCCACAGCTGTTGCATATCGTATTCGTCTGTTTTACCGCAAGGTGACTGACATTTGCTGCAGTCAGGAACTAGTCTTTCTTTCTCAGCTCTGACTTTTTGTATCATGTTTTCAATTGAGGCATCGTCAAAATTTACATTTGTAACTGTGGTAAACAGCCCTTCAATTATGACCTGTCCGGTTCTTTTGGAAATAGCTGTTGTACTATCGACAGCTCTTGCAAGACCAACCAAGGCACCTGTCAGTTCATCCTGTAATCTGGCTGTATCTGCCTTTTTTCCACAGACACCGGCATTTCCTGTACATCCGGCGCATCCGATGGTCTGCTCACACTGAAAGCAAAACATTTTCTTATCCATTATTGTATTCTCCTTTTTTATTCTATAGTTTTCCCATCAATACTTATTGTTATAACCTGCCATGGTAAGAATTTTCCACTATCCTGAAGCGCCTTTTTTGCTGCCATTTCCAGACCACCACAGCAAGGAACTTCCATTCTTACAATTGTTACACTTTGAATGTTGTTATTTTGAATAATTGCAGTCAATTTCTCGCTATAATCTACCTGATCTAATTTAGGACAGCCGATTAATGTTACCTTATTCCGAATAAAATCCTGATGAAAGCTTGCATATGCATAAGCAGTACAATCGGCTGCAATCAATAGTTTTGCGCCGTTAAAATATGGGGCACTTACAGGTGCCAGTTTAATCTGTACTGGCCAGTTCTGAAGTTTTGATAGCTGCTCTACGCTTGGAGCTGATTTTATGGTTTCAGGTGTTTCGAATCGCTGAATTTGCATACTTCTAGAACCAGGACAGCCGGTGTGTGTAGACATTGCCTGATTTTTGGCAAATACTTTTTTCTGCGCTTTTTTTACGGCTTCTTCATCATATGCAGGAGCCTCTCTTTCTTCAAAAGAAATGGCTCCTGTAGGACATTCCGGGAGACAATCACCAAGCCCGTCACAGAAATGTTCTCTTACCAATTCTGCTTTTCCGTCAATGATATCAATGGCACCTTCATGACAGGCATCTGCACAGGCACCGCATCCATTACATTTTTCTTTATCAATTCGAATAATCTTTCTTATCATTTTTACCCTCCGTCTATAGCATAAAATTTTTATTTCTGTTAGAATCATAGTATAATAAATGCAACTTGTATGTTTGATTTCCAACAGGAGGAACAATTTTGAAAAAATTTTTACCTATTTTAAGGAACAGTCCTTTCTTTAAAGGTCTTACTGATGACGAAATATTATCCATATTGCACTGTGTAGAGGCAACAACAGTTTCAAAAGAGAGAGATTCTTATATTTTCAGAGCAGCAGATTCTACAGAAGTAATGGGACTTGTGGTGTCAGGCTGTGTTCTTGTTATCCAGGAAGACCTCTGGGGGCATCGCAATATTTTATCAAAATGTCATGCCGGTGATTTTTTCGGAGAACCATATGCGGCAAGTCCGGGTGCTGTTTTGAATATCAGTGTGGTAGCAGATGAGGACTGTGAAATTATTTTCCTAAATGTCCAGAAGCTTCTGGTTACTTGTCCAACTGCATGCGAGCATCATCAGAAGTTGATCCGTAACCTGGTCAGTGTCCTGGCAAATAAGATACTGATCTTGAACGATAAGATCACACATGTTGGCAAGCGAACGACAAGAGATAAACTATTGTCATATCTGTCAGCCGAATCCATCAGACATTCATCTTTATCCTTTGATATTCCTTTTGACCGGCAGCAGTTAGCAGATTATCTTTGTATTGACCGTGCAGCAATGTCTACGGAAATATCAAAGTTACAAAAAGAAGGTTTTATAAAAACAAATCGAAATCATTTTGAATTAATGGTTTCTAATGATGTGGATTCAACAAGGAAAATGTGATGTATATCAAGGAAAATATAGGATTAATTTGAGAATTATTATAATGTGCAAGAGGAGGAATTTTAGATGATAAATAAATTACATTTAGCAATGATTGAGTTATATAGAGGAGATTCAAAGAGAATTCAACATTTTTGTAAAGTGCATAGTTATGCAAAATTGATAGCAGAAACGGAAAATGTAGATAAGAAATGTTTGTTTACCATTGAAGCAGCAGCTTTGACACATGATATTGGAATTCATTTCTGTGAAGAAAAATATGGTGATTGCAATGGAAAACTACAAGAAAAAGAAGGTCCTGCAATAGCAGAAAAGCTGCTTAGAAAATTAGGATTTGAACAAGAGGTATCTGAGCGTGTGCAGTATTTGATTGCACATCATCATACGTATAATAATATTGATGGTATAGATTATCAGATATTGGTAGAGGCTGATTTCCTGGTCAATATTATGGAAGATGGTTTATCGAAAGAAGCGGCTTTAAAAGCCTATCATAATATTTTCAAAACATCATGTGGAAAAATGATTTGCAGGGAAATGTTTGATATAACAAGATAGAGCATGATAAACGAACAGTAGATAAATGTTTTGCAGAAGAATGAGAATGGATGGAGGTAAAAATGATTATTAGAAAAGCGAAAGAAAAAGATATTCCGAGAATTTTAGAGTTATTAGAGCAAGTGTTACAAATTCATGCAGATATAAGGCCTGATATTTTTATTCCGGGCACGACCAAATATACGATAGACGAATTGAGAGAGCTTTTGAAACATAAAGAAAAGCCAATATATGTTGCGGTGGATGAGGATGATGTTTGTGTAGGATATGCATTTTGTCAATTACAAGAGCAACCTTTTTCAAACAACATGGTTCCGTTTAAGACGTTTTTTATTGATGATCTTTGTGTCAGTCAAGAGGTTCGAGGTCAGCATGTTGGCGAAAGTCTGTTTGAATATGTAAAAAATGAAGCGAAACAGATAGGGTGCTATGAAGTGACATTGAATGTATGGGCAGGAAATACTCCAGCAGAGAAATTTTATGAAAAAATGGGAATGCGAACGAAAGAAAGACAAATGGAATATATATTAGTAGAAAAATAATATGCAGAAATAGAAAACATGGAAATAAGACTATTACGATATTTTTTCGAATGATCATATACAAACATTTGTTCGAAAAACACTTGCATTACCGAACGAATGTTTGTATAATGAAAATATGAATACAGATATTAGGAATAGTAATTATACAACACAAGAAAAGCTGCAGATTCTTGCTGACGCAGCAAAATATGATGTGGCATGTACATCAAGCGGGTCAAGCCGGCGGGGAAAGAAAGGAGAGCTCGGCAATGCAGAGGCATGCGGCATTTGTCATAGTTTTGCGGCAGATGGCAGATGTATCTCCTTGCTTAAGATTTTAATGACGAACCATTGTGCTTATGATTGCAAGTATTGTATTAATCGCAAGAGCAATGATGTAAAGCGGGCTACTTTTACTCCGGAAGAAATCTGTGACTTAACAGTAGAGTTTTATAAGCGTAATTATATCGAGGGTCTGTTTTTAAGTTCCGGAATCTTAAAGAATCCGACTTATACGATGGAGAAGATGTGCGAGACGTTATTGTTGCTTCGGACGAAATATCATTTCAATGGTTATATTCATATCAAGACGATTCCGGGAGCTTCGGACGAGTTACTTGCAGCAGCAGGTTATCTTGCAGATCGTATTAGTGTCAATCTTGAATTACCAACGGAAGAAGGATTGCATATGTTGGCTCCGAATAAGACCATGAAGAACATTCTGAATCCTATGGGGAAGGTGCAGAGTACGATTGCATCTCATAGAATGGCAATTGGAAAGTCAGCTTATATGGAGCGAAGTGGTGGGAATAAGTTTTTGAATGCAGGTATTTTTTCTAATGCTTCGAAAAAGCATTTTTCTGAGTGCTTGAATGCTCAGAAGAATGATACAGCAATTTCTCAAGATTCTCAGATGAATCGATTAGAGTCTTATAAAAGATATACCTCACTGGATCATGCACTGACATGGGAGAATGCGAATCAATTGGCACCGCGTGACATGTCGCAATTGAAGCGCAGTTTCGCTCCAGCCGGACAGAGCACGCAGATGATCATTGGTGCGACAGGTGAGAGTGACTATACGTTGTTGCAGACGACTCAGGCATTGTATCAGGGGTTTGATTTGAAACGTGTCTTTTATTCAGCATACATTCCTTTGAACGAAGACAAGGTATTGCCGGAGATCGGAACGCCACCACCGCTTTTACGTGAGCACAGATTATATCAGGCTGATTGGCTGCTTCGATTTTATGGGTTTCAGGCAGGAGAATTATTGTCTTTAGAGCAGCCGAATTTCAATGAAATGATTGATCCGAAGTGCGATTGGGCATTGCGCCATTTAGAGCAGTTTCCGGTAGAAGTAGAAAAAGCAAATTATGCTACACTGCTTCGTGTTCCGGGAATCGGGCCTAAATCAGCGAGTCGTATCACCTATGCAAGGCGCTATGGCAGACTTGATTATGATAGTCTAAAGAAGATGGGAGTAGTATTAAAGCGTGCACATTATTTCATCACGTGTGGTGGGAAACAGTTGTATCATACTCCTATTGAGGCATCTTATATTACGCGTCAACTAATTAATGTAGACAAGAAGGATATATGGAACACACAACATGTGAATGAGTCGTTTACTCAGATGACGTTGACAGATTTTGGAGTATGCTAATGAAGATTTTTACTTGTAAAGACCGTTTGGAAGATATCATGACCTGTATCTATGATGCTTGGTCTGAAGCCTTGCGGATTGGCCATGACCAAATACAATTAAAGAAAGAACCAGTATTTCAACAAACGATATTTGATGAATATATTCATATAGACCAAGATCTTTCCAAAGCAGAAAAGGTAATTCGTTCGATTCGGAGAGAGATTTCGGATGAGGCATATCTGAATATCTATCTGGCGACTTTGTCTGTTGAGGAAGATGCACTGCAGGCAATTTATAATTTCCTTCGTGTCGGATTCAAAACTGGAGAGAGTGTACTACAGCAATATGCGAATCCGTATGTGATGCGGATACTGGAATTGCGTCGTAAAGTGTCCAATGAGAGCCATCATTTTAGAGAGTTTGCACGATTTGAGCGGTTGAACTCAAGCAATGTTTATGTCAGTCATCTAGAGCCGAAAAGTGATGTCATTA
This Ruminococcus hominis DNA region includes the following protein-coding sequences:
- a CDS encoding GNAT family N-acetyltransferase yields the protein MIIRKAKEKDIPRILELLEQVLQIHADIRPDIFIPGTTKYTIDELRELLKHKEKPIYVAVDEDDVCVGYAFCQLQEQPFSNNMVPFKTFFIDDLCVSQEVRGQHVGESLFEYVKNEAKQIGCYEVTLNVWAGNTPAEKFYEKMGMRTKERQMEYILVEK
- a CDS encoding TIGR03915 family putative DNA repair protein, with the protein product MKIFTCKDRLEDIMTCIYDAWSEALRIGHDQIQLKKEPVFQQTIFDEYIHIDQDLSKAEKVIRSIRREISDEAYLNIYLATLSVEEDALQAIYNFLRVGFKTGESVLQQYANPYVMRILELRRKVSNESHHFREFARFERLNSSNVYVSHLEPKSDVIMLVGRHFANRMPSEHWMIIDDNRKTACVHSKDGENYLRYLTDEEFQTLRKTEDYEDEYTDMWKTFFQAIAIDERKNYVCQRNLFPLWKRKHAVEFKK
- a CDS encoding Crp/Fnr family transcriptional regulator → MKKFLPILRNSPFFKGLTDDEILSILHCVEATTVSKERDSYIFRAADSTEVMGLVVSGCVLVIQEDLWGHRNILSKCHAGDFFGEPYAASPGAVLNISVVADEDCEIIFLNVQKLLVTCPTACEHHQKLIRNLVSVLANKILILNDKITHVGKRTTRDKLLSYLSAESIRHSSLSFDIPFDRQQLADYLCIDRAAMSTEISKLQKEGFIKTNRNHFELMVSNDVDSTRKM
- a CDS encoding HD domain-containing protein, which translates into the protein MINKLHLAMIELYRGDSKRIQHFCKVHSYAKLIAETENVDKKCLFTIEAAALTHDIGIHFCEEKYGDCNGKLQEKEGPAIAEKLLRKLGFEQEVSERVQYLIAHHHTYNNIDGIDYQILVEADFLVNIMEDGLSKEAALKAYHNIFKTSCGKMICREMFDITR
- a CDS encoding 4Fe-4S binding protein; this encodes MIRKIIRIDKEKCNGCGACADACHEGAIDIIDGKAELVREHFCDGLGDCLPECPTGAISFEEREAPAYDEEAVKKAQKKVFAKNQAMSTHTGCPGSRSMQIQRFETPETIKSAPSVEQLSKLQNWPVQIKLAPVSAPYFNGAKLLIAADCTAYAYASFHQDFIRNKVTLIGCPKLDQVDYSEKLTAIIQNNNIQSVTIVRMEVPCCGGLEMAAKKALQDSGKFLPWQVITISIDGKTIE
- a CDS encoding putative DNA modification/repair radical SAM protein, producing MNTDIRNSNYTTQEKLQILADAAKYDVACTSSGSSRRGKKGELGNAEACGICHSFAADGRCISLLKILMTNHCAYDCKYCINRKSNDVKRATFTPEEICDLTVEFYKRNYIEGLFLSSGILKNPTYTMEKMCETLLLLRTKYHFNGYIHIKTIPGASDELLAAAGYLADRISVNLELPTEEGLHMLAPNKTMKNILNPMGKVQSTIASHRMAIGKSAYMERSGGNKFLNAGIFSNASKKHFSECLNAQKNDTAISQDSQMNRLESYKRYTSLDHALTWENANQLAPRDMSQLKRSFAPAGQSTQMIIGATGESDYTLLQTTQALYQGFDLKRVFYSAYIPLNEDKVLPEIGTPPPLLREHRLYQADWLLRFYGFQAGELLSLEQPNFNEMIDPKCDWALRHLEQFPVEVEKANYATLLRVPGIGPKSASRITYARRYGRLDYDSLKKMGVVLKRAHYFITCGGKQLYHTPIEASYITRQLINVDKKDIWNTQHVNESFTQMTLTDFGVC